In Rhizophagus irregularis chromosome 30, complete sequence, a genomic segment contains:
- a CDS encoding uncharacterized protein (SECRETED:cutsite_VQS-YN; SECRETED:prob_0.9768); SECRETED:SignalP(1-30) gives MFTMQDSSSVSRNLIFIIFIIFLFDLRVQSYNTTIITNGDNCDPCVGIFHVYVTDCNGSVIRDAGKRSCSFFDPTVFFNWEEAPDLYCVHLYPQTHPPRNRYFGYRSTDSCMILAGDEETWHFEQRDVANCIKDSCKG, from the exons ATGTTCACCATGCAAGATTCTTCTAGCGTCTCTCGTAACCTtatattcatcattttcatcatttttttatttgatcttaGGGTTCAGT CATATAACACTACAATAATTACTAATGGAGATAATTGTGATCCTTGCGTGGGGATATTTCACGTATATGTAACGGATTGTAATGGATCAGTGATACGAGATGCGGGAAAGAGGAGCTGCTCTTTTTTTGATCCAACAGTTTTCTTTAATTGGGAAGAAGCCCCAGACTTATACTGTGTTCATCTATATCCACAAACACATCCTCCAAGAAATCGATATTTTGGGTATCGATCAACCGATTCATGTATGATTCTGGCTGGAGACGAGGAAACGTGGCATTTTGAACAAAGAGATGTGGCTAATTGTATAAAAGACTCATGTAAAGGataa
- a CDS encoding gamma-tubulin → MPRELITIQTGQCGNQIGMEFWSQLCAEHGISKEGILEDFATEGGDRKDVFFYQADDEHYIPRALLLDLEPRVINNILASPYSNLYNPENIFLSKDGGGAGNIWAYGFSQAEKVCEDIFEMIDREADGSDSLEGFMLLHSIAGGTGSGMGSFLLERLNDRYPKKLITTYSVFPNNEEVSDVVVQPYNSILTLRRLTNNADCVTVLDNAALNRIACDRLHIQNPTFAQTNQLVSTVMSASTTTLRYPGYMNNDLVGIIASLIPTPKCHYLMTAYTPFTSDQVEKAKSVRKTTVLDVMRRLLQPKNKMVSTNPSKKSCYISVLNIIQGEADPTDVHKSLLRIRERRLAQFIPWGPASIQVALTKKSPYIQTSHRVSGLMLANHTSIASLLKRTCDHYDRFRKRGAFLEQFKKEDMFADNLEEFDAARETVQDLINEYESCESNDYINYGISKEQSQ, encoded by the exons ATGCCACGCGAATTAATTACAATACAAACTGGGCAATGTGGAAAccaaa ttgGTATGGAGTTTTGGTCCCAACTCTGTGCTGAACATGGGATCAGTAAAGAAGGTATACTAGAGGATTTTGCGACTGAAGGTGGTGATAGAAaagatgtatttttttatcag gCTGATGATGAACATTATATTCCAAGAGCTTTGCTTTTAGATTTGGAACCAAGA gttataaataatatcttgGCTTCTCCTTATTCAAATCTATATAATCctgagaatatttttttatccaaaGATGGTGGTGGTGCTGGCAATATTTGGGCTTATGGATTTTCTCAGGCCGAAAAAGTTTGCGAGGATATATTTGAAATGATTGATCGGGAAGCTGATGGAAGCGATTCTCTTGAG GGATTTATGCTTCTTCATTCGATCGCAGGAGGGACAGGTTCTGGAATGGGATCTTTCCTTTTGGAACGACTTAATGATCGATATcccaaaaaattaataaccaCATATTCAGTATTTCCAAATAATGAGGAAGTTTCAGATGTTGTTGTTCAACCTTACAATAGCATCCTAACATTAAGAAGATTAACAAATAATGCAGATTGTGTG ACTGTATTGGATAACGCAGCGTTGAATCGTATAGCATGCGATAGACTGCACATTCAAAATCCTACATTTGCTCAAACAAATCAGttg GTATCGACTGTAATGTCTGCAAGCACAACAACACTTCGTTATCCTGGATATATGAATAATGATCTGGTTGGAATAATTGCTTCGCTTATTCCTACGCCCAAATGTCACTATTTGATGACGGCATATACACCTTTTACAAGTGATCAGGTCGAAAAG GCAAAGTCTGTACGTAAAACTACGGTTCTCGATGTGATGAGGCGATTATTacaaccaaaaaataaaatggtatCAACTAATCCATCAAAAAAAAGCTGTTATATATCGGTCTTGAATATAATTCAGGGGGAAGCTGACCCTACGGAC GTGCATAAATCTTTGCTAAGAATTCGCGAGCGTCGCTTAGCACAATTTATTCCTTGGGGTCCAGCCAGTATTCAAGTAgcattaacaaaaaaatcacCATATATTCAAACATCTCATCGCGTAAGCGGGTTGATGTTAGCAAATCACACCAGTATTGCATCA CTCTTGAAACGTACCTGTGACCATTATGATCGTTTCAGAAAACGTGGAGCTTTTTTGGAACAATTTAAGAAAGAAGATATGTTTGCTGATAACCTTGAAGAATTTGACGCTGCTAG ggAGACAGTACAAGACCTTATTAATGAATACGAATCATGTGAATCAAATGACTACATTAATTAT GGAATTTCTAAGGAACAATCacaataa